Proteins found in one Triticum urartu cultivar G1812 chromosome 4, Tu2.1, whole genome shotgun sequence genomic segment:
- the LOC125551939 gene encoding uncharacterized protein LOC125551939 isoform X1: MPQASPSPLPTCLLASQIHPALLMASLPPRRSTPSSPCRRHHRGLQLPRTAPSCPGELPSSPTPSTTPSQCRGALQRRDRVRLQLRCRHRPPFDPRRPEFLRLPRVLSSFTVSYPETDAAPVIDYFYDDTSSFSAEQPDDGSQEPDDTTDDYYYPEGAYYYKTVAGDLE; this comes from the exons ATGCCTCAGGCTTCCCCGTCTCCCCTCCCCACTTGCCTCCTCGCCTCCCAGATCCACCCCGCACTCCTTATGGCATCTCTTCCCCCACGTCGCTCGACGCCGTCGTCGCCTTGTCGTCGTCATCACCGCGGCCTCCAGCTGCCCCGCACTGCCCCATCGTGTCCCGGGGAACTGCCTTCGTCGCCTACACCTTCTACAACACCGAGTCAATGCCGGGGAGCCCTACAACGACGGGATCGAGTTCGTCTTCAACTTCGGTGCCGCCACCGCCCGCCGTTCGATCCGCGCCGCCCCGAGTTCCTTCGGCTTCCCCGAGTCCTCTCGAGCTTCACAGTGAGCT accccgagactgatgctgcccctgtgatcgactacttctacgacgacacttcttccttttcagccgagcaaccag atgacggatcccaggagccagacgacaccactgatgattactactaccccgagggcgCCTATTACTATAAGACGGTCGCTGGcgacctggagtag
- the LOC125551939 gene encoding uncharacterized protein LOC125551939 isoform X3, producing MPGSPTTTGSSSSSTSVPPPPAVRSAPPRVPSASPSPLELHNPETDAAPVIDYFYDDTSSFSAEQPDDGSQEPDDTTDDYYYPEGAYYYKTVAGDLE from the exons ATGCCGGGGAGCCCTACAACGACGGGATCGAGTTCGTCTTCAACTTCGGTGCCGCCACCGCCCGCCGTTCGATCCGCGCCGCCCCGAGTTCCTTCGGCTTCCCCGAGTCCTCTCGAGCTTCACA accccgagactgatgctgcccctgtgatcgactacttctacgacgacacttcttccttttcagccgagcaaccag atgacggatcccaggagccagacgacaccactgatgattactactaccccgagggcgCCTATTACTATAAGACGGTCGCTGGcgacctggagtag
- the LOC125551939 gene encoding zinc finger CCCH domain-containing protein 4-like isoform X2 translates to MPGSPTTTGSSSSSTSVPPPPAVRSAPPRVPSASPSPLELHSELSYPETDAAPVIDYFYDDTSSFSAEQPDDGSQEPDDTTDDYYYPEGAYYYKTVAGDLE, encoded by the exons ATGCCGGGGAGCCCTACAACGACGGGATCGAGTTCGTCTTCAACTTCGGTGCCGCCACCGCCCGCCGTTCGATCCGCGCCGCCCCGAGTTCCTTCGGCTTCCCCGAGTCCTCTCGAGCTTCACAGTGAGCTGTCGT accccgagactgatgctgcccctgtgatcgactacttctacgacgacacttcttccttttcagccgagcaaccag atgacggatcccaggagccagacgacaccactgatgattactactaccccgagggcgCCTATTACTATAAGACGGTCGCTGGcgacctggagtag